In Lachnospiraceae bacterium, one DNA window encodes the following:
- a CDS encoding tape measure protein — MRNIAATAGVTSLVKGFLGLSDSQAQINARLNLMKDETHSVAQLNDLIYQSALRSRAAYSDTADAVGKMGLNAKNAFSSNEELIAFTEQVNKQFKIGGASAQEQSNAMIQLTQAMAAGVLRGQDLNSILAAAPGIARTIEESMGWASGSIKQYAEDGKVTAQVVKNSLLNMADETNEKFASMPMTLSDAMTQGKNIVQHSAKEMAQAWNDFIQTDKGQEILGETISLFSALTQVGTDALAAIGQGALFVADNMDMIIPMLTAVGAVFLFVKAQAIQTALASAAAAGTHAAAWAAANWPVLLMAALFAGALIAAQQFGVGMQEVGGWVGQVFGMTYAVGYNVFATLWNVIASFAEFFANVFNDPVAAIAHLFSDALDAILSMVETVAGAIDALTGSHLQGAVSGFRGKMSSWVDSTFGENAIQIKRMANLDIGTTAAEWGNYGANLGAKLDNLSLNIGDLAGSFGDLQLGDGIGKGDIANVGKVGKVGKVDDIKLSDEDLKIHRDLAERRYMNRIELKTLAPQINVTVPESAGGNLTAGDVTDYIQKMLIEEINSQTPVPHG; from the coding sequence ATGAGGAATATTGCGGCAACAGCCGGAGTAACTTCTCTTGTAAAAGGCTTTCTTGGATTATCAGACAGTCAGGCCCAGATCAATGCCAGGTTAAACCTGATGAAGGATGAAACACATTCCGTGGCACAGCTAAATGACCTGATCTATCAGTCCGCACTGCGTTCCAGAGCTGCGTATTCTGATACTGCAGATGCAGTGGGTAAAATGGGCTTAAATGCCAAGAATGCGTTTTCTTCCAATGAAGAACTGATCGCATTTACAGAACAGGTCAATAAACAGTTTAAAATCGGCGGTGCATCAGCCCAGGAGCAGAGCAATGCCATGATCCAGCTTACCCAGGCAATGGCAGCTGGTGTTCTTCGTGGTCAAGATTTAAACTCTATCCTTGCAGCGGCTCCGGGAATTGCCAGAACCATTGAAGAAAGCATGGGTTGGGCTTCCGGATCAATCAAGCAGTATGCAGAAGACGGAAAAGTTACAGCCCAGGTAGTAAAAAATTCACTCTTAAATATGGCAGATGAAACGAATGAAAAATTTGCAAGCATGCCTATGACCTTATCCGATGCAATGACGCAAGGGAAAAATATTGTGCAGCATAGTGCCAAAGAAATGGCCCAGGCCTGGAATGATTTTATCCAGACGGATAAAGGTCAGGAGATATTAGGAGAGACCATTTCTTTATTTTCTGCTTTGACCCAGGTCGGAACAGATGCACTTGCGGCAATTGGTCAGGGTGCTTTATTTGTAGCTGATAATATGGATATGATCATTCCGATGCTGACAGCTGTTGGGGCTGTTTTTTTATTTGTAAAAGCCCAGGCAATACAAACGGCGCTTGCAAGTGCAGCAGCCGCAGGAACACATGCTGCAGCGTGGGCGGCGGCCAATTGGCCGGTTCTTTTAATGGCAGCATTATTTGCTGGAGCATTGATTGCAGCACAGCAGTTCGGTGTCGGTATGCAGGAAGTTGGTGGATGGGTCGGTCAGGTGTTCGGCATGACCTATGCAGTTGGATATAATGTATTTGCTACGCTGTGGAATGTGATCGCATCCTTTGCCGAGTTTTTTGCCAATGTGTTTAATGATCCTGTAGCGGCTATAGCCCATCTGTTTTCAGATGCTCTGGATGCAATACTCAGCATGGTTGAGACCGTTGCTGGTGCCATTGATGCATTGACCGGATCCCATCTGCAGGGAGCAGTCAGCGGTTTCCGTGGAAAAATGTCAAGCTGGGTAGATAGTACCTTCGGAGAGAATGCAATCCAGATCAAGCGTATGGCGAATCTGGATATAGGAACTACCGCCGCAGAGTGGGGAAACTACGGAGCTAATCTGGGTGCAAAACTGGATAATCTTAGCTTAAATATCGGAGATCTGGCAGGCAGTTTTGGAGACCTTCAGTTAGGTGATGGTATAGGCAAAGGAGATATTGCCAATGTTGGCAAAGTAGGAAAGGTCGGTAAAGTTGATGATATTAAACTGTCAGATGAAGATCTTAAGATACACCGGGATCTGGCAGAACGTCGCTACATGAACCGGATCGAACTGAAAACACTGGCACCACAGATCAATGTAACAGTACCAGAATCTGCAGGCGGAAACCTTACTGCCGGGGATGTCACAGATTACATCCAGAAGATGCTTATTGAGGAAATAAACTCTCAGACACCGGTACCACATGGTTAA
- a CDS encoding acyl carrier protein, giving the protein MEKIKITGSDDIYQIQSIRKSAEHILQIIFCDNVPASWDGDIQIYTAGGILATTLTGWTTVYRDEGQTVYLSDDGSVYVPPADPEPVTPPEPYVPTLAELQASKKQEISTACEQAIYSGVSVTLADGSTEHFALTEHDQLNLFGKQAQLTAGVNQLEYHSDGQPCRYYSAADMTTIITKAMWHVSYHTTYCNALNMWIVGCESAEEVQQIFYGADVPEQYQSEVLKAYLVKIAAMAGDDVKDAQTA; this is encoded by the coding sequence ATGGAAAAAATTAAAATCACAGGATCTGATGATATATATCAGATCCAGAGTATCAGAAAATCTGCAGAGCATATTCTGCAGATTATTTTTTGCGATAATGTACCTGCATCATGGGATGGAGACATCCAGATATACACTGCGGGCGGTATCTTAGCCACTACGCTGACCGGATGGACTACGGTATACCGTGATGAGGGCCAGACGGTGTATCTGTCAGATGATGGCAGCGTGTATGTACCGCCAGCTGATCCGGAACCTGTCACTCCACCAGAACCATATGTACCAACCCTTGCAGAGCTGCAAGCAAGCAAAAAACAGGAGATCAGCACAGCATGCGAGCAGGCCATCTATTCCGGCGTCAGTGTAACGCTTGCAGATGGATCCACAGAGCATTTTGCGCTGACGGAGCATGATCAGCTCAATCTTTTTGGCAAGCAGGCCCAGCTTACAGCCGGAGTAAATCAGCTGGAGTATCACTCTGACGGACAGCCATGCCGGTACTACAGTGCTGCAGATATGACGACCATCATCACAAAAGCTATGTGGCATGTAAGTTACCATACTACATACTGTAATGCCCTCAATATGTGGATTGTTGGATGTGAGTCTGCGGAAGAGGTTCAGCAGATTTTTTATGGTGCAGATGTTCCAGAACAGTACCAGTCAGAGGTACTGAAAGCATATCTTGTAAAGATAGCAGCTATGGCGGGAGATGATGTGAAGGATGCACAGACTGCTTAA
- a CDS encoding baseplate J/gp47 family protein: MIDFSKYTREAIQKEMLSRVDTHIDTREGSLVQTAIGPVAWYLEGIYMLLKNLQDNAYPATAVGDSLDQIVQTRGLTRKAATAAVRKGTFDVPVPSGSLFKTINGADSQVFIVGEKISESEKALVYEMTCADAGVSGNNYTGDLLPITAVNGLTSAILGEIITAGTEEETDDALRSRFYETFEVTSFGGNISSYRNEILSIEGVGAVQVYPAWNGGGTVLCSILGDNLRPVLPAIVQKVQKIICPLEDDGDEPTADGYGIAPIGAAVTITTGTELVLNITCDIDFVETMLNGVETYRDQIRQKIQEYLDTICKSWGDALKAHQITYAVTVYVSRIIYSILTIQDVVNVSNVKINGAAGDLQLTESAALQQVPVLGTVVINGE; the protein is encoded by the coding sequence GTGATCGATTTTAGCAAATATACCAGGGAGGCGATCCAGAAAGAAATGCTGTCCCGGGTAGATACTCATATTGATACCAGGGAAGGAAGCTTGGTACAGACTGCGATCGGACCGGTGGCCTGGTACCTGGAAGGCATATATATGCTTTTGAAAAATCTTCAGGATAATGCGTATCCGGCCACGGCTGTTGGAGACTCGTTAGACCAGATCGTTCAGACGCGTGGCCTTACACGAAAAGCTGCTACAGCAGCCGTGAGAAAAGGAACCTTTGATGTTCCGGTGCCGTCAGGTAGTTTATTTAAGACGATCAACGGGGCTGACTCACAGGTTTTTATAGTAGGAGAAAAAATTTCTGAGAGCGAAAAAGCATTGGTGTATGAGATGACCTGCGCAGATGCCGGCGTATCAGGAAATAATTATACAGGAGATCTGCTTCCGATTACGGCCGTAAATGGACTTACATCTGCAATCTTAGGTGAGATCATTACAGCAGGGACAGAAGAGGAGACAGACGATGCACTTAGAAGTCGGTTCTATGAGACTTTTGAAGTAACATCCTTTGGTGGGAATATTTCTTCCTATAGAAATGAGATACTTTCCATTGAAGGTGTTGGCGCTGTACAGGTATATCCAGCATGGAACGGTGGCGGAACCGTTCTCTGCAGTATTCTGGGGGATAATCTGCGGCCGGTGTTGCCTGCAATCGTTCAGAAGGTACAAAAGATCATATGTCCCCTAGAAGATGACGGAGATGAACCAACAGCAGATGGGTATGGCATCGCTCCGATTGGTGCTGCAGTGACGATCACAACAGGAACAGAACTGGTATTAAATATCACCTGTGACATTGATTTTGTGGAAACTATGTTAAATGGCGTAGAGACATACAGAGACCAGATCAGGCAGAAGATACAAGAATACCTGGATACGATCTGTAAAAGCTGGGGAGATGCCCTGAAAGCGCATCAGATCACATATGCGGTTACTGTTTATGTGTCGAGGATCATTTATTCTATTTTGACAATCCAGGATGTGGTCAATGTATCTAATGTAAAAATTAATGGTGCAGCTGGTGATCTGCAGTTGACAGAAAGTGCAGCGCTGCAACAGGTACCAGTCCTGGGAACGGTGGTAATCAACGGTGAGTAA
- a CDS encoding helix-turn-helix domain-containing protein, which translates to MTVGERLKQLREKSGMSQVDFAAKLNVSKQNLYKYENDIITNIPSDKIEDAAKLLHVSPAYIMGWTQCKTLPSENKNFNDKPTTDADLAIIQRERNKMSDREKTKLMNILKANFDDYNWEDDDSGDIE; encoded by the coding sequence ATGACGGTCGGTGAGCGATTAAAACAATTACGTGAAAAATCAGGTATGAGTCAAGTTGACTTTGCAGCTAAACTTAATGTATCAAAACAGAATCTTTATAAATATGAAAATGATATTATAACTAATATACCCTCTGACAAAATAGAAGACGCTGCTAAATTATTGCATGTTTCTCCTGCTTATATAATGGGGTGGACTCAATGTAAAACGCTCCCCTCTGAAAACAAGAATTTTAATGACAAACCTACTACAGATGCAGATTTAGCTATTATCCAGCGCGAAAGAAACAAAATGTCAGATCGAGAAAAAACAAAACTAATGAATATATTAAAAGCTAATTTTGATGATTATAATTGGGAGGACGATGATTCTGGAGATATCGAATAG
- a CDS encoding YmfQ family protein: MSNAENELKEQLPFYFRPIVEYGEILKVQGHVLDQLEDNMAKVSANNYISSCDEATIAYYERLLGIVYRFGDTLDYRRTRVLQKYNTIVPFSIGFLRDKLTELYGKDGYEMEVDSAVCKLKIKVTSDRYGAIDLLYDLLWDVVPAHIQILANQQTTNRVPNRLYAVGNVSRVFVQTIYRHTVYDIAGTANAAGAVAETSIQTISNE, translated from the coding sequence GTGAGTAATGCAGAGAATGAGTTAAAAGAGCAACTGCCCTTTTATTTTCGCCCCATAGTTGAATATGGAGAGATTTTAAAAGTTCAGGGACATGTTCTGGATCAGCTTGAAGATAATATGGCAAAAGTAAGTGCAAACAATTATATCTCAAGCTGCGATGAAGCGACCATAGCATATTATGAAAGACTGTTGGGAATTGTCTATCGTTTTGGAGACACATTGGACTACCGCAGGACCCGCGTACTTCAAAAATACAATACCATTGTTCCTTTTTCTATTGGATTTTTACGGGACAAGCTTACGGAGCTGTATGGTAAAGATGGTTATGAAATGGAAGTTGATTCTGCTGTCTGCAAGTTAAAAATAAAAGTCACATCGGACCGGTATGGAGCCATTGATCTTTTATATGACCTGTTATGGGATGTAGTTCCGGCACACATTCAGATCTTAGCAAATCAGCAGACCACAAACCGCGTACCAAATAGATTGTATGCAGTGGGTAACGTTTCAAGAGTATTCGTACAAACGATTTACAGACATACAGTATATGACATTGCCGGAACTGCTAATGCGGCAGGAGCTGTTGCAGAAACCAGTATACAGACAATTTCAAATGAATAG
- a CDS encoding putative ABC transporter permease has translation MHRLLNKYLFLFNVGGLLYVLIELIWRGWSHWTMFILGGLCFIYLGLFNEVLRWDTPLWQQILIGAVGITALEFLTGCIVNLCLGWNIWDYSDMPCNVLGQICPQYMLLWVPVSLAGIILDDWIRYRAFGEQRPRYNVGLTQQSKLIIWMPA, from the coding sequence ATGCACAGACTGCTTAATAAGTATCTGTTTTTGTTTAATGTGGGAGGTCTGCTCTATGTACTGATTGAACTGATCTGGCGTGGTTGGAGCCACTGGACAATGTTCATTTTGGGTGGTCTGTGCTTTATCTACTTGGGACTGTTCAATGAGGTATTGCGCTGGGACACACCACTGTGGCAGCAGATCCTAATAGGAGCAGTGGGAATTACAGCTTTAGAATTCTTGACCGGATGCATTGTTAATCTCTGCCTTGGTTGGAACATCTGGGATTATAGCGACATGCCATGTAACGTCCTGGGGCAGATTTGTCCGCAATATATGTTGCTATGGGTGCCGGTTAGTTTGGCCGGGATCATCCTGGATGACTGGATCCGGTACAGAGCTTTTGGAGAGCAGCGGCCACGATACAATGTAGGGCTGACACAGCAGAGCAAATTGATTATCTGGATGCCAGCATAA
- a CDS encoding DUF739 domain-containing protein — translation MIRTDELRGIIAKNGLSQSDVALKIGVTPKTFYEKMKIGIFGSDEIQIMIDELHIEDPTAIFFTKE, via the coding sequence ATGATAAGAACAGACGAATTAAGGGGAATTATTGCTAAAAATGGTCTTTCCCAGTCGGATGTAGCTTTAAAAATTGGGGTAACTCCTAAAACATTTTATGAAAAAATGAAAATTGGCATTTTTGGGAGCGATGAGATTCAAATTATGATAGATGAGCTTCATATTGAGGATCCAACCGCAATTTTTTTTACTAAAGAGTAA
- a CDS encoding antA/AntB antirepressor family protein, which translates to MNELIKVTYSAGEPTVSARDLHERLEIKTAFKDWFPRMIEYGFEAGKDFNMLKNERVQMEGNREVRREITDYQISVDMAKQICMIQRNEKGKQYREYFLELEKAWNTPEQVFARALRMADQTINSLKDRCQFLGGQVEEQQKVIEELQPKASYYDMILQCKGDRRTCQ; encoded by the coding sequence ATGAATGAGTTAATTAAGGTTACATACAGCGCAGGTGAGCCGACTGTGTCAGCGAGAGACTTGCACGAAAGGTTAGAGATTAAAACTGCATTTAAGGACTGGTTTCCAAGAATGATAGAGTATGGATTTGAAGCAGGTAAAGATTTCAACATGCTCAAAAATGAGCGGGTTCAAATGGAAGGCAACCGCGAAGTAAGAAGAGAGATTACAGACTACCAGATTTCAGTAGATATGGCGAAGCAGATCTGCATGATCCAGCGCAATGAAAAAGGTAAACAGTACCGTGAGTATTTCCTGGAATTGGAAAAAGCATGGAACACACCGGAGCAGGTATTTGCCAGAGCGTTGCGAATGGCCGATCAGACTATTAATAGTTTGAAAGATCGTTGCCAGTTTCTTGGTGGTCAGGTTGAAGAACAGCAGAAGGTCATTGAGGAGTTGCAGCCCAAGGCCTCTTATTATGACATGATCTTACAGTGTAAAGGAGACAGACGGACATGCCAATAA